One region of Flavobacteriales bacterium genomic DNA includes:
- a CDS encoding antibiotic biosynthesis monooxygenase yields MIRRIVKMTFREEHIEDFERLFAEHKDHIRSFNGCLHLELWQDRSDSRIFFTYSHWQTEVHLEAYRHSALFKQVWARTKVLFDERPEAWSVDFKAEGSQL; encoded by the coding sequence ATGATCAGGCGCATCGTTAAAATGACCTTCCGAGAAGAGCACATCGAGGACTTCGAGAGGCTCTTTGCTGAGCACAAGGACCACATCCGGTCATTCAATGGTTGCCTACACCTGGAACTCTGGCAGGATCGATCCGATTCACGCATCTTCTTCACCTACAGCCACTGGCAGACCGAGGTCCACTTGGAGGCATATAGGCATAGTGCCTTATTCAAGCAGGTCTGGGCTCGGACCAAGGTGCTCTTCGATGAGCGCCCGGAGGCTTGGAGCGTGGACTTTAAAGCAGAAGGTTCTCAACTGTGA
- the gldF gene encoding gliding motility-associated ABC transporter permease subunit GldF translates to MWALLNKEINGFLSSLIGYVVIIVFLLMVSLFMWIFPGDMNVLDKGYAEMDTLFLIAPWVFLFLIPAITMRSFSEEKRTGTLELLLTKPLSVWQIILAKFFSGWLLTIISILPTVVYYFSIYNLADPIGNVDSGGILGSYIGLGFLSAGFVSIGIFASSLTENQIVAFILAVFLCFFIFIGFESIASFDLLGPLDSLMLDLGINEHYRSMSRGVVDSRDVLYFLGLCTVFLLLTKTSVESHRW, encoded by the coding sequence ATGTGGGCATTGCTGAATAAAGAAATAAACGGATTCCTCTCGAGCCTCATAGGCTATGTGGTCATCATCGTCTTCCTACTGATGGTGAGTCTATTCATGTGGATATTCCCCGGTGACATGAATGTGCTGGACAAGGGCTATGCCGAGATGGATACCCTCTTCCTCATCGCACCCTGGGTCTTTCTCTTCCTGATACCGGCCATCACCATGCGCTCCTTCTCCGAGGAGAAACGCACCGGTACGTTAGAACTCCTACTCACCAAACCGCTGAGTGTCTGGCAGATCATCCTCGCCAAGTTCTTCTCGGGCTGGTTGCTGACCATCATCAGTATCCTGCCTACGGTGGTCTACTACTTCAGCATCTACAATCTGGCCGACCCCATCGGCAATGTGGACAGCGGGGGCATATTGGGATCCTATATCGGACTCGGATTCCTGAGTGCCGGATTTGTGAGCATAGGCATCTTCGCTTCATCGCTTACCGAGAATCAGATCGTGGCCTTCATTCTGGCCGTCTTCCTCTGCTTCTTCATCTTCATCGGCTTCGAGTCCATCGCCAGTTTCGACCTTCTGGGGCCTTTGGATAGCCTTATGCTCGATCTGGGGATAAACGAACATTACAGATCCATGAGCCGTGGGGTGGTAGATAGCCGGGATGTGCTCTACTTCCTGGGGCTGTGTACCGTATTCCTCCTACTGACCAAGACCAGCGTAGAAAGTCACCGATGGTAA